The window aaacattttgatgcaGAATGCTGTGCCGATGCACCTCTTTATAGAAACCTTGTAGTGGAGCAGTAGATACAGACGCATGGAGCAGCCTGCGCTAATCCAGCACCGATTGAGGCATTAAGTGCAGCACTACAGATCGAAAAAGACGCTCTGGAAAATAAGCCAAATCGACCACTTACACAATTGACCACGTGACAGGACACCTGGTACCAATGAGAAAACCTCTAACTCAACACAATTTGTTTTACCATTATCATTTTTCCCATAAAAGATTACATCTGGGCTAATCTGGGACATCTGGGTGTAAAATCTGTGGGCTTCCTCTTTGATGACTATGCAGGATAGAAATAGATAGGAGATCCAGTTCTGATGAAAACACTCCCTTCACTTCTGCAATGCAGCGAACCCTGACCTAATGAGTTAGAGCATGTTTGTTCACTCCGCttcttgtttctttaaaatatatcaCATTTCACGATTATTAATcatttctaataaaatgtaatgaactCAAATATTTATCAACTATAACATCTCTTTCAAACAACTGTATTCATTAACGTTTCTCACCAAAAATGACAGTTTATaggattacatttgaacacatgttcacattaTATTTTACCTTCACCCAAACATCTGATTTACTGAATAAAGCCAGAATGCATCATAGTGTAACTGAATGGAGTGTTAGCATAGCTACGTACAGCTATATACCATTTGCATTGATGTTAATATCCATTCTGACAACTCCCTGCTCTTTTTCTATTGCCAAAACACtcagactgcagctttaaggcaGGTATGAGGCTGGAATATTGGCTCCTTTTTACAGATCTTCTTATCAACGTTTCAGGCTAGGTGCACgactgtctcacacacaaaataaacagctGGCGTACGTATTAAATTACTCGCCAGATTGGTTTTGACCGAGCTATAATGCAGGAACACAGTTTCAATGAAAAGGAAATGACTTGTTCCATTTGATTACCGTTAGGCTATTTATTCATGAAACTTACTGTTAGCGGTTTACTTTGATCATAGCTTTTTGTACATTCGATTTCAGCACCtttattgtttgacattttgtttatttgcaatATTTACTTTAGAACTCCTGACAAAGTTAGTGGCATGAACCATCTGCAAATCAAATTTATGCGGACGCGAGTCAGTAAAAGAacaaagatatatttttttcctttccctttAAAGAAGAGATATTCAGCTTCGATACAACTGATGTTATTGCAGCATCAACACTAACCTCTTTAGAAGCCGCCATTGTTGCTGGGAACAAACAGTTGTCTGTGACGCGCCACACACAAAAGACGCTGATTGGTAGCTCGAACACAAACGGGGTGGATTTTTGGGAGATCTTGCGATATCGCACAAATCCAGCTGCAACAGCGGTGCATTAATTTCCCTGGGTATAAAGAAAAGTTCCATCCAATCTTATACGGTGTTACCCGAACAAAATAACCTGCACATAAAACATCATCCTCCTCCCGCTAAAACGTCACAGTGGCATTAAAAACATATCCAATCAGATTTAGTTGAACCCGACTTTACAGCGTAACCGCGGGAAACCATTTAGCCAAAAAAAAGCCTGTTTCACATTGAAATCAACTGGAAAAGAATGACCAAAGTTGAACTGATAGTAGTCACAGACCTTCAAAAGCCAATCAGATGGTTGGGTCTGCTACTCTTACAAAAAATGGTCGAGGGAGACTGTGTCAAACATGCgctttgaagaaaaaaacctgaTCAAAATTGATGCGGCAGAAGTCTGttctttttgtgcttttttctcCGTCCTTGCCTTTGTTACCCCCAATGCATCTCAACAGTTGGGTAGGAGATGCTGATGTGTTATGCCTGCAGCAGAGATGACCAGTGGGGCTGCAAAGGTATTGTAAACTCCACACATccagattttgttttgtttttaaatgcgtTGTCTTCAGGCTCATCCGACAAGTGACGTCACCTAAAAGGACATTTATCAGACTTCTCGGAGTCCCCTCTGGAGACAAACGGTTTCAAACTACTTTTTGTTCACATATGAGGTGGAACATACGACTGTTAGAGCTGAGGCAACATGCTGGATGTTAATTAACTTCATGTTTAAGCACACAGGGGTTTTTGATATGTTACTGGTAATATTGAATGTTTTAGCGATCAACATTTTTAGCTCTGTTACAAAGGGGGAAAAGAATTTTACTAATTTAACAGACCTACAGTGCATCtttatgtcatttaaaatgtccccACTGGAAACCAATAAGCAGTTGGTCTTATCCTATTTTCAGTGGCGCTGAATTACTTTTAGACGTTTTaggtattgtttttttgttgacttAGTGGCTTATTTACACAGATGACAGTGGACCAGAATGGCAAAGTAAATAATGgcaaataataatgtgtttgccCATCTTCTGCATCCTTTTGAATCCCAGTAAGATACCTATATTCCCACACACGTCATTTAAACTTCATCCGTTTATGTGTGATGTGGGAGGTACTCTGAGTGGCATACAAACTCGATGCGTAATTTCAAAAGGTCTACAAATGAACGTCGGTGGGCTTTTCTTTAACTTCTGCATTTACAGCAGAGGGGGGCCCGCGCAGCTGGTTCTTTTCAGCGGGACGTCCCATTGAATGATCCGCGCTGCGGAGGCCTGGGGCGTCCCTGATGCTGCCTTCACGCAGGAGGGGAAAAGTAGGCGGCGGGGACCCCGGCTATTGTTCCAATGAGAACAAAGATGAATGCATAAGTAATGAGGGCCCGGTCTCTCTACGCCGCTCCAAACGTAAAAGACCGCTTTAAGcgacacaaaacaaatgtacgCAAGTCAACGCTTTTCAtaagtttgtgtgtttctggatCTATTACGGAGAGCGCTGCTGGCTAAATGCAGCGCGGCCGCGGCAGCCGAACGGACCGTGGTGCACGGCGGCGAGGTACCGAGCGATTCCCTCTGGTCCAAACTAGCTAATTCAcaagcagaaaaataaaacaacatcacCCGGCCTCTTGAACCACAACCCAGAATGTGGTGGATTTATATTAGTGGCGTGGCTAAATAAACACGGTCACGAGACATCATGAGCAAGAAACCATGGATCCTAGCGGTTCGGGTGCCCGTTAGCTCATTATTGCCGAACCCGGGCTAGTGGCATTGTTTAGCTAGCATTCAACTACACACAACTCAGCTGCCCTGCGTGTTGCTGGGACCCACTGAGCTAACGGCACGCTGTATGAACTAATTACGGTCGAGGTCTCCAACGCGGTAGGCTCGTGTGTGAGCTCACAGTTTAAGATTCATAAACAACAAGAGAGCGCCGGACGAGGTATATTTTCGAAGCGTTCAGGCTCCCTCGTGATAGGTAGGGGGGGGCGGCGGTAGCTTCTTGGTGGCTAACGCTACGTATGGCCGGATTAGCCGCGAGCATTAGCACTGCATAGCATTAGCACTGGCAGATAGGACAGGCCGAACATCCGAGGAGCAGCTGCGGGAAAAGGTGAACTCACCATTGGAGAGATTGATGAGGGCGGCATCGTGTGTGCTCTTGACTTCTAGCCTCAAGGGCTGCTGCTCTGAGTGTCGCTGTATGTCTCCATTCGCGTCTCCGATGGAGAGGAGCCGCACGCCGGGGAACACCGAGACCGCCATCTTCGATCTGGAAGTAGAGACAGGTCGGTGGCGCTCACATCCAACCACCCACTGCTCTCTGCTGGAGGCAGGCCCGGCCTCAACGTCGCCCCAACCGCGCCACCTGGTGGCTCAAAGTGGGTATTGTGTAAACACGGCTAGCATACGCCATGACTTCATGCAATCCACGAGCtctcaaatgttttcattttaatgtttcgTTTTTTAAGacttgaaataataatacattaaaataaataaattatatatatatatatatatatattatcaacGAATTAAAAGATAATGTGCATGTATTtgcatagacacacatacatatatatatttatatatacatacacatatatacatacatataaacatataatatatatatatataaatatatatatataaataaatatatttatatatatatatatacacattatatatacatacacatatacatataaacataaatatatataaatatataatgtgcatgtatatgcatagacatacatacatatatatttatatatacatatacatacatataaacatataatatatatacataaatatatatataaatatatgtatatatatataaatatatgtatatattaatatatacatatatatatatatgtatatattaatatatatatataaatatatgtatatattaatatatacatatatatatataaatatatgtatatattaatatatatatataaataaatatatttatatatatatataatatatatacatatttatatatatatatatatataaatatatatatataatttatgtcAATATCGCGGACGGGAATGCTCATTTAATCGTGATTAAAATTGCatgactaaaatatatatatattaatatatattaggGCTGCGCAATTTTAATCGCGATCACGATTAAATGAGCATGATCGTCCGCGATATTGACgtttaaaatgctgctctgcTACACATCAAATCAAGCGCTTCCTCAACCAACAGTCAGACAACCACAAGGGGGAGAACGAGATGGGAGGTGTCATGCACGCGCAGCCTGCAGCGGCAGCCTCAAAAAAGTCTGCAGTCGACTCCGGTGTTagaaagaggagagacacaacagaacagaagGTCACGGGTGTGAAAGGTCAAAGGCCGGGAGCAGAAGGCGAGGAGCTAGTCCCACGAAAAGGATCTTCATCCGTTGTCTGGAAGTTTTTTTGGATTTAGGGCAAGTGATAATCAAGAAAAAGTCATGTGCTCGCTGCATCGCAACACCTAGAAAACTACAGTACGACGAATGTATTAAGGCTAAAGCTAACGCTACCGCACTGAATCTCCGTCCATGTGCAACGTCGTCAACCCAGAAAAGCATAACCGCGACCCTGCATAGCGCGACAGCGTATCCGCCCACCTCCCAAAGACACACTGAAATAACGGCTGCAATCACATTTAATTTGGCCAAAGACACTCGACAAGAGATACGCCATTACTTTTCAAACAGGCATTACCTGCACTGTTTGAAAAACATCGGGGGGAAATACAAAGGGATGTCACAGCTGTCGAGTATTTTGCAACTACGACTGACCTATGGTCAAGCAGAACATGTCGTGCATTTTGGGTAAACATGTTATTCATATTTTGCACTTCATTTTGGGAAAACATGTTATTCAtattttgcactttattttagGTAAACATGTTATTCATATTTTGATGCAAAGACGTGTACATTTGTATATTAGCCAGAATTTAACACAACAATGGAAGTGGAAGCAGtgttcttgttcatttaaacgTTAAAGCACAATAAAAAGGTGTTGTTCCTAAAATTAAGAAATAATCgtgatctcaatattgatcaaaataatcatgattatgattttggccataatcgagcagccctaatatatatatatatatatatatacacatatacatatacacacacacacacacacatactgtacatacacacacatataaataatcAAAGTCAGCTTTACTTTTCAAACACAGGTCATGCAGAGTCTAAGTATGCAGATATATTCCTACAACAGCAAATAATGGCATCTTGGAAAACCGAGCTAAAAGGTTCCacttaaagacattttgtatgtgattttatatttccagaaaataaatgtacttgttGGTATTTGTTCAAAACTGAGATGCAAATTTCATGCCAGATACAGCTTGACAGACAGatgacagaaacagacacatgGTGACTTTTAATGGTGAATAATGATAACACAGCTGATGTTTAATGGAATccttttgaattatgaactcgTTGTACTTTCTGTTGGTGTTAAACACCCAATTTTTACAAGTACGAAAAAACATGTaatccaatttttttttctttgggtgaCATTCATAAATAAATCGGATAGGAATCTGACATCTGCCAATGTGACTTTCATATAGGATGTTGTggtaatttatatataataacaacCAAATGAATAAGTCTAGCTCGACTGTAAAATCCAATGTTTTACAAGTGGTCCAAAATTGGGGgggcaaaaaaataattagcattAAGGCCTGTTGTGTAAACCTAAATCTAGCATAGACCTCTGAACCCTGAAAAGAGCAATAACACGACACCCTGTCACAACAAGCACACTGCATTTACTCAAATGTTCAGCATCATtctgtgtaggggggggggggggggtcttggaTACCTCATCTTCAGAGACAAAGGGGCACATGACAGAAATCCACATTGGAATCAGGCATCCGTTTGAATGTTTTGCACTCCTTCACAGCCCTGAGAAGACAAAAATACATGAAGCTGGAAGGGACGAGTCTTGTGACTTGAGACAGCAGGGCCATTGTTCAGAAGCAGCATGAGGCGCaatagaaaagagagaaaaaagtattaagaatctaaaaataaactgaTGAATTCAAGCAAAGCGAGGAGAGCTGCACTCACACATCAGAGGAGGACACATGACTTGGGAGGCCTGAACGGGTTATCACTGGAGGGCACCCCGGTGAGGAGAGGGTCCTTGTGGGCATTTTGCAAACAGAAGGTCTTCAGCTCTGCAGCGGCCTGAGAAACCTGTATCCCACAAATCAGATTGTTTGGTTAAAGAAGGATGTCAGTAGTCTTATTCCAAGTATGTTGgcatatgtgtgtctgtttagaaatatatatataaactatatacacatatatattataaaaacatatttatatatcatatcaaaaacatttatatatcatCTCTCGGGCCGATATTTCCAAAACTAAGACACTCACACCAAAATGATgtagatttattttcattatttagtcCAATTTCACACAGAACATAGTGTGACATCTAAAGGGCAATACAACTACTGCTCTACGCTGTGTGAATCTCTTTggggaaaacaaatgtttacacATCAACAGTTCGAAGTActcattggtgtgtgtgtgtgtatgtgtgtgtatatatatatatatatatatatatatatatatatatatatatatatatatatatacacacacacacacactccacgtTCCACAACTATGTAACAGTGTGCCCAGTATTATAATAATGGGTGAGCTTTTAGTTTTCTGTGACAATCACGGGATAACGTCACATGCAAGGTTCCTTTCAATTAAAAAGTGAAGTGATACGTGCCGTTTTAAGTTCTATCTCAGTGACAGAGAGTCCCAGAGGTTATGAGACCCAGACACAATGTGGGGTAAAACACTTGAAAGTCGTCCGACTTGTGTTCTAAAATAAGTCGCCAGCCAGACCACCGCAGCAGTCACGCAGCAGCACAGCCCACAAAGCGCTCACTGTGCTGCGGGCAGAGAGAGGTCCGTTCACCGCCTCATTGCACTGCTCACTAGGACGTCACACTGCGCCTTCCACATGGCCGGTGGACATCATGTAAAAGTGTGTTTATTAAGTAGGAGGAATGCGGTCTACTACGTGAGTTTGAATACGAGACATATTCCAATCAAGCTCATTTGTAGTCCCCACAAGACAGGACTTTAAACAGCAACTTAGAGACTACATGctccatgtttctacgtttTACAGACACAATAACAGTCGGCAAGTTTAGGAACTCCTGAAATAAGTTGTTTGTAACTCAAAATAAATCCAGAGTAGGAAACGTGTGCTGACTGTTACATAGTTTTTCGTTTTAtattaaatgcacatttaatttCTGCAGCGGTGGACAGGAATTAGTTTCTGCAGGTTGAAAAGAGTTTGGGGCACTTCGGAGCCTCGAGAGTCACGCGCACGGAAGAGAGGTTTCGCTCGTCGAAGTGTCGCGTGAGCGGACGTACCTTTATCCGGCGGACACTGGCCTCGAGACGCAGCTGTTTCACCGCCTTCTGGGCGACGACTATGCTACTGGCGGCGCTGTTGTTCGACATGACTGAGTACGAACGGCGAAGTAGTCATGTTCATGTTGCAGAGCCAGGCTGGAATAATGCACAGCTTCCGGTCC of the Cyclopterus lumpus isolate fCycLum1 chromosome 8, fCycLum1.pri, whole genome shotgun sequence genome contains:
- the si:dkey-204f11.64 gene encoding guanine nucleotide-binding protein G(I)/G(S)/G(O) subunit gamma-5, giving the protein MSNNSAASSIVVAQKAVKQLRLEASVRRIKVSQAAAELKTFCLQNAHKDPLLTGVPSSDNPFRPPKSCVLL